The following proteins come from a genomic window of Maribacter sp. HTCC2170:
- a CDS encoding CotH kinase family protein translates to MNYKFQMFKIQYRLLLVLFTTLIVGCSNDDGNISVDPDKETEIPDGDRLPSVSINTLGGSIVDEPKIDALMTITEDGTITFDGNIAIEIRGSSSQFFFPKKSYGFETRDASNEDLDVALMGFPEEEDWILHGPFSDKSLVRNKLIFDLARDFGMYASRTKFTDVSINDDYQGVYVLMEKIKRDSVRLDISKLKIDDNLGEELTGGYILKIDKSTGAGSGLSSMNSFISPHAPLSGNSGQTIVYQYAYPKPDEITSEQRAYITDYVLGFENALAADTFTDPTLGYSSYIDVASFIDFFILNELSNNVDGYRLSTYLHKDKNEKLRMGPIWDFNLAFGNADYCSGGSTQVWAYRFNERCPGDFWQVPFWWDRLLQDPEFVSQLKARWTALRSGILADGNIHNKVDSYVANLETTNAIESNFQKWNIFGTYVWPNNYVGASYSDEVDYLRTWIDNRLWWLDGSIEAL, encoded by the coding sequence ATGAATTATAAGTTCCAAATGTTTAAAATTCAATATCGCTTATTACTTGTTTTATTTACGACATTGATTGTTGGCTGTAGCAATGATGATGGTAACATTTCCGTTGATCCTGATAAAGAAACTGAAATCCCTGATGGCGATAGACTTCCGTCCGTTTCAATTAATACGCTTGGCGGTTCAATTGTTGATGAGCCCAAAATTGATGCTTTAATGACGATTACAGAGGATGGCACAATAACCTTTGATGGCAATATCGCTATTGAAATTAGGGGTTCTTCTTCTCAGTTTTTCTTCCCTAAAAAATCATACGGTTTTGAAACACGTGACGCCAGCAACGAAGATTTAGATGTTGCATTGATGGGTTTTCCTGAAGAAGAAGATTGGATACTTCATGGCCCATTTAGTGATAAATCACTTGTGAGGAATAAACTTATATTCGATTTGGCCAGAGATTTTGGCATGTATGCAAGTAGAACAAAATTTACTGATGTATCTATAAATGATGATTATCAGGGAGTTTACGTGTTAATGGAAAAAATAAAGCGTGATAGTGTTAGGTTAGATATAAGTAAGTTGAAAATAGATGATAATTTAGGTGAAGAGCTTACTGGAGGATACATATTAAAGATCGATAAATCAACTGGTGCCGGTAGTGGTCTAAGTTCAATGAATTCATTTATATCTCCACATGCCCCATTAAGTGGTAATTCTGGTCAAACCATAGTATATCAATATGCATATCCAAAACCGGATGAAATTACCAGCGAACAGAGAGCATATATTACCGATTATGTTTTAGGGTTTGAAAATGCCTTGGCGGCTGATACATTTACTGATCCCACACTTGGTTATAGCTCCTATATTGATGTAGCAAGTTTTATAGATTTTTTCATTCTGAATGAGCTTTCGAATAATGTAGATGGATACCGTTTAAGTACTTATTTGCACAAGGATAAGAATGAAAAACTTAGAATGGGGCCGATTTGGGATTTTAACTTGGCTTTTGGCAATGCAGATTATTGCAGCGGGGGGTCAACGCAAGTGTGGGCATATAGATTTAATGAACGCTGCCCAGGGGACTTTTGGCAGGTGCCTTTCTGGTGGGATAGATTATTGCAAGATCCTGAGTTTGTTTCACAATTGAAAGCACGATGGACAGCGCTTAGATCCGGTATATTGGCTGATGGTAATATTCACAACAAGGTCGATTCATATGTAGCCAATTTGGAGACTACAAATGCCATTGAATCAAATTTTCAAAAATGGAATATTTTCGGCACATATGTTTGGCCCAATAATTATGTAGGGGCGAGTTACAGTGATGAAGTTGACTATTTAAGAACGTGGATCGATAATCGCCTGTGGTGGTTAGATGGTTCCATTGAAGCTTTATAA
- a CDS encoding ABC transporter permease translates to MNLEYFIAKRLIKGAAHKISISAPIIKIAIAAIAISVFMMLIAIATGVGLKHKIREKVAAFNGHIQIYNYDNNTSDVSVVPVSKEQEFYPNFNIVEGVDHIQAVASKAGIIRTEDTFEGFIAKGVGKDYNWKVFEEYLVVGELPDYSGDLNTEVVLSQLMANRLQLKTGDSFSAFFPKEEDPLKPNQRRFKLVGIYDSGFEEIDGVFAFVDIRHVQRMNKWEQDQVGNFEVFLNGYDDIDQISQEIYGKILSNLDTQTVVNKYYKIFEWINLFDFNIALIIGIMIIVGGINMITALLVLILERTQMIGILKALGSANWSIRKVFLYNAAYLIAVGLFWGNLLGLGFIWAQQKYRILKFPNPKEYYIEYIPVHIDLPTILFLNLGVLALCLLMLLVPSYIITKINPVKAIKFE, encoded by the coding sequence TTGAATTTAGAATATTTTATAGCCAAACGACTCATCAAGGGTGCGGCGCATAAAATTAGCATATCCGCACCAATAATAAAAATTGCTATAGCGGCTATTGCTATCAGTGTTTTTATGATGTTGATTGCTATTGCAACGGGTGTTGGTTTAAAGCATAAAATACGTGAAAAAGTAGCAGCTTTTAATGGGCATATCCAAATTTACAATTATGATAACAATACTTCAGATGTATCTGTAGTTCCCGTTTCAAAAGAGCAAGAGTTTTATCCTAATTTCAATATTGTAGAGGGTGTTGACCATATTCAGGCAGTCGCTTCAAAAGCCGGAATCATAAGAACAGAAGATACTTTTGAGGGTTTTATTGCCAAGGGTGTGGGCAAAGATTACAATTGGAAAGTTTTCGAAGAGTATTTAGTGGTTGGCGAATTGCCAGATTATTCGGGTGACTTAAATACTGAAGTCGTGCTTTCACAGTTAATGGCCAATCGGTTGCAATTGAAGACCGGGGATTCTTTTTCTGCTTTTTTTCCAAAAGAAGAAGATCCCTTGAAACCAAATCAGCGAAGATTTAAATTAGTTGGTATTTATGATAGTGGTTTTGAGGAGATTGATGGTGTATTTGCATTTGTTGATATTCGGCATGTGCAACGAATGAACAAATGGGAACAAGATCAAGTGGGTAATTTTGAGGTCTTTTTAAATGGTTATGATGATATTGATCAGATAAGCCAAGAAATCTATGGTAAGATTTTATCCAATTTAGATACACAGACAGTGGTAAATAAATATTATAAAATTTTTGAGTGGATAAATTTATTTGACTTTAATATTGCACTCATTATAGGTATAATGATTATTGTAGGTGGTATTAATATGATTACTGCCTTATTGGTGCTTATCCTTGAACGTACCCAAATGATAGGTATTTTAAAAGCCTTAGGTTCTGCGAATTGGAGTATTCGAAAGGTTTTTTTGTACAATGCTGCGTATTTGATTGCTGTTGGCTTATTTTGGGGCAATCTATTGGGGTTAGGTTTTATTTGGGCTCAGCAAAAATATCGTATTCTTAAGTTTCCGAATCCTAAAGAATACTATATAGAATATATTCCTGTGCATATTGATCTTCCAACTATTCTTTTTCTGAATCTTGGTGTATTGGCCTTGTGTTTATTAATGCTTCTTGTACCTTCTTATATTATTACCAAAATAAACCCTGTTAAAGCTATTAAGTTTGAATGA
- a CDS encoding exo-beta-N-acetylmuramidase NamZ domain-containing protein, translating to MAFLSSFKSTVFLWVLVMSGCGNSEKQSKKTEGSEIDKISLEEKKPIKVGANRTEEYLNLLKGKKVGIVGNQTSVIYKTNKNYTHLVDSLLSLKIDIIKVFAPEHGFRGQADAGEKVKDGVDTKTGLPLISLYGKNRKPSKELLKGLDVVLFDIQDVGVRFYTYIATLQLVMEACADNNIPVIVLDRPNPNGHYVDGPTMEKEHTGFLGMTTIPLVYGMTIGEYAQMINTEGWLANEVKANLTVIKLKNYTHDSEYSIALRPSPNLPSDTAINLYPSLGLFEGTNINAGRGTEFQFQRYGASFLDSIQYSFKYSPKPNFGSKSPKENGQLCYGKDLSKFPKMNEVSLKWIIDAYENAHDKSKVFNTSGFTKHAGTEKLQQQIEAGLSENEIKKTWQADLKRFMKIRAKYLLYN from the coding sequence ATGGCGTTTTTATCCAGTTTCAAAAGTACAGTTTTCTTATGGGTTTTAGTAATGTCAGGCTGTGGAAACAGTGAAAAACAATCTAAAAAAACAGAAGGTTCTGAAATTGATAAAATTTCATTGGAAGAAAAAAAACCTATAAAAGTAGGTGCCAATAGAACTGAGGAGTATCTAAATTTACTAAAAGGAAAAAAAGTAGGAATCGTTGGGAACCAGACCAGTGTTATTTATAAAACCAATAAAAATTATACCCATCTGGTAGATTCGTTATTAAGTTTAAAGATTGACATTATAAAAGTGTTTGCTCCAGAACATGGGTTTCGTGGTCAAGCCGATGCAGGTGAAAAGGTTAAAGATGGTGTTGACACCAAAACAGGACTGCCCCTAATTTCACTTTATGGAAAAAACAGAAAGCCTTCAAAGGAACTTTTGAAAGGCTTGGATGTTGTTTTATTTGATATACAGGATGTAGGCGTCCGATTTTACACCTATATCGCTACGCTTCAATTGGTCATGGAAGCCTGCGCGGATAATAATATTCCCGTAATCGTATTGGACAGACCCAATCCCAACGGTCATTATGTTGATGGACCAACCATGGAAAAGGAACATACAGGCTTTTTAGGAATGACCACTATACCCCTTGTGTACGGAATGACAATAGGGGAATATGCACAAATGATAAATACCGAAGGGTGGTTAGCAAATGAAGTTAAAGCAAACCTTACGGTGATTAAATTGAAAAATTACACTCATGATTCTGAATACAGTATTGCTTTAAGACCCTCGCCCAATTTACCCAGTGACACGGCCATTAATTTATATCCAAGTTTAGGATTATTTGAAGGAACCAATATCAATGCCGGTAGGGGTACCGAATTTCAATTTCAACGGTACGGCGCATCGTTTTTAGATAGTATCCAATACAGTTTTAAATATTCCCCAAAACCAAATTTTGGTTCTAAAAGTCCTAAAGAAAATGGGCAGTTGTGCTATGGAAAAGATTTGTCCAAATTTCCTAAAATGAACGAAGTTTCTCTAAAATGGATAATTGATGCTTATGAAAATGCCCATGATAAATCTAAGGTTTTCAATACTAGTGGGTTTACCAAACATGCAGGAACCGAAAAATTACAGCAACAAATCGAAGCTGGACTTTCTGAAAATGAAATAAAAAAAACTTGGCAAGCCGATTTGAAGCGATTTATGAAAATAAGAGCAAAGTATCTGCTATATAATTAA
- a CDS encoding YkgJ family cysteine cluster protein: MNEILKQLPKKAAEKKNENKKFFTRLKKKPPKNIDYVMQELHDNEFEKTNCLTCANCCKTTGPLFTNADVERISKHFRLKPQQFIKEYLKIDEDNDYVLQQVPCTFLGTDNYCSIYDVRPKACREFPHTDRKKFQQISGLTMKNVAICPAAFNIVEEMKKRLK; encoded by the coding sequence ATGAATGAAATTCTAAAACAACTTCCTAAAAAAGCAGCAGAAAAAAAGAATGAAAACAAGAAGTTTTTCACTAGACTAAAAAAGAAACCACCGAAGAACATAGATTATGTAATGCAGGAATTACATGACAATGAATTTGAAAAAACAAATTGTCTTACTTGCGCAAATTGTTGTAAAACCACGGGACCTCTTTTTACGAATGCCGATGTTGAGAGAATTTCCAAACATTTTAGATTAAAACCTCAACAGTTTATAAAAGAATACTTAAAAATTGATGAGGATAACGACTATGTGCTTCAGCAAGTCCCCTGTACTTTTTTGGGTACTGATAATTATTGCTCCATATATGATGTAAGGCCAAAGGCTTGTCGTGAATTTCCACATACCGACAGGAAAAAATTTCAGCAAATAAGTGGTCTAACCATGAAGAATGTCGCTATTTGTCCTGCGGCTTTTAACATTGTTGAGGAAATGAAAAAAAGGCTCAAATAA
- a CDS encoding DUF2059 domain-containing protein, producing MNNLKKILCCLLFLPLTITGQESGYSEDVSKYLDSNGTMLQYEYAYAELIKILSGHYPENKGNAHKWKYLKENRSKELKKMKHLLIPIYESNFTKSEINRMLTFYKTEAGTLLIKDRTKMTETHKSELKVFYISEIGKKINAKQEILSQEVSKVSEVWSRNLYMSSLNLLKNE from the coding sequence ATGAATAACCTCAAGAAGATTTTATGTTGCTTACTATTTTTACCACTAACAATTACGGGGCAAGAATCAGGTTATTCGGAAGATGTATCCAAATATTTGGATAGTAATGGTACAATGTTGCAATATGAATATGCCTATGCTGAACTGATAAAAATATTGAGTGGCCATTATCCGGAAAATAAGGGAAATGCGCATAAATGGAAATACTTGAAAGAAAATAGAAGTAAGGAATTGAAAAAAATGAAGCATTTATTAATTCCCATCTATGAGTCAAATTTCACCAAAAGTGAAATCAACAGAATGTTGACTTTTTATAAGACTGAAGCTGGAACCTTGTTAATAAAGGATCGTACTAAAATGACCGAGACCCATAAGTCCGAACTTAAAGTTTTTTATATTTCGGAGATTGGAAAAAAAATCAATGCGAAGCAAGAAATTTTGAGCCAAGAAGTATCCAAGGTTTCTGAAGTTTGGAGCAGAAACCTCTACATGTCATCTTTAAATCTGTTGAAGAATGAATGA
- a CDS encoding class I SAM-dependent methyltransferase yields the protein MDVFGKALWDYENGKYSDDIITISSLDEQDTIPLTYLFRAYEEMPPIEQEALKLCKGSILDIGCGAGNHSLYLQNKNKTVTALDSSNGAIRTCIQRGIKSTKNCTILDFNGERFDTLLMLMNGVGIVGKLSLLKSYLSHFKSLLKPQGQIILDSSDIIYMFEEDEDGGHWVPNNVSYYGEVQFTMQYKGEKGSPFDWLYLDYNTLQNAANDSGFVCELVSQGEHYDYLARLTHK from the coding sequence ATGGATGTATTCGGAAAGGCTTTATGGGATTACGAAAATGGCAAGTATTCCGATGATATTATCACTATTTCTTCCTTAGATGAACAAGATACTATTCCTCTAACTTATCTTTTTAGAGCATATGAAGAAATGCCCCCAATTGAACAAGAAGCCTTAAAACTATGTAAAGGAAGTATCTTGGATATTGGATGTGGAGCCGGTAATCATAGCCTTTATTTACAAAATAAAAATAAGACAGTCACTGCCCTGGACAGTTCTAACGGAGCTATTAGGACTTGTATTCAAAGAGGGATTAAATCAACTAAAAACTGTACAATCCTCGATTTTAACGGCGAAAGGTTTGATACTTTATTGATGCTCATGAACGGTGTTGGCATAGTTGGAAAACTATCATTGCTCAAGTCATATTTAAGTCATTTTAAATCATTACTAAAACCTCAAGGTCAAATAATCTTGGACTCTAGCGATATTATTTATATGTTCGAAGAAGATGAGGACGGGGGCCATTGGGTTCCCAACAATGTCTCATATTATGGGGAAGTACAGTTTACCATGCAATACAAAGGTGAGAAAGGCTCGCCTTTTGATTGGTTATACCTTGATTACAACACATTACAGAATGCCGCAAATGATAGCGGATTCGTATGTGAACTTGTAAGCCAAGGGGAACATTACGACTATTTAGCCAGATTGACGCACAAATAA